A genome region from Flavobacterium sp. CFS9 includes the following:
- a CDS encoding antibiotic biosynthesis monooxygenase: protein MILEAVFLFIKPELASQFEADFTKASQYISTINGYIGHRLEKCLEVENKYLLLVDWNTLEDHTVDFRTSEAYLQWKKILHHYYEPFPIVEHFETVFENKK, encoded by the coding sequence ATGATTTTGGAAGCCGTATTTCTTTTTATTAAACCAGAATTAGCTTCACAATTTGAAGCTGATTTTACAAAAGCAAGTCAATACATTTCGACTATAAACGGATACATAGGACATCGTTTAGAAAAATGTCTTGAAGTCGAAAATAAATATCTTTTATTGGTAGACTGGAATACTCTTGAAGATCATACGGTGGATTTTAGAACTTCTGAGGCTTATCTGCAATGGAAAAAGATCTTACACCATTACTACGAACCTTTTCCGATTGTAGAACATTTTGAAACGGTTTTTGAAAACAAAAAATAA